A window of the Kazachstania africana CBS 2517 chromosome 10, complete genome genome harbors these coding sequences:
- the KAFR0J02120 gene encoding uncharacterized protein has translation MVSTVSSITSNSSSSSGTRSIYTEDIDSVVSENNHNDDTLIVINNDNSHVTRIRTNHSMVSKTSSLARTITKTASQLRHALQDDNKQDISNSQNVEDVLRYRFDVGDALRLHSNEEQGTSEIAVGDARQLRHTKEEGQSESDLENLSTHDDKEIGETITKVFTNKSTGQVELPPDKGYAWVIVFATWLMMFNTWGCNSAFGVFLAHFLSTDSYPGATKYDYALIAGLTVGIGQGFSPIAVLLSRIFGMKQVMFIGSILYLAANILASFTTKLWQLYVTQGFLVGLSIALNFAPGNTLLAGWFLKKRAVALGISFFGTGAGGVVFGLASNKMIQDDGNARRCYRMLAIVTTVCLWISIALVKHPKPVKPTGIRSMKAVKREFSILFSWKIMTSATVLLIATWFMLAILGYNIMVFTMAAYAESRGMTAHQGSSLTAILNGAQSIGRPLMGLMGDRYGRANITITLTCVLTIYMFAFWIPAHTYVQLIFFNILVGLCIGVANVMNTALIADMVEPEDFLGSWSFVNFFGGPFLLVAELIAQALTDAKLKNNPYLHAQIFTGCCFFSALLLIMVLRERAVRKKLAARQIENDKHLRDFEEDNKENIDDDDADDDDTDLDVLKERKVKYDYILGTGKKKYFARMAYPIKV, from the coding sequence ATGGTTTCTACAGTGTCATCTATTACTAGCAATTCTAGTTCATCTTCAGGCACCAGGAGTATTTACACGGAGGACATCGATTCAGTGGTCTCTGAAAATAATCATAATGATGACACACTCATAGTgattaataatgataatagtCACGTTACAAGAATAAGGACTAACCATTCGATGGTTTCAAAAACATCATCTTTGGCCAGAACGATTACAAAAACTGCGAGTCAGCTCAGGCACGCATTACAGGACGATAACAAACAGgatatatcaaattcacAAAATGTAGAAGATGTATTACGATATAGATTTGATGTAGGTGATGCGCTTAGACTACATTCTAATGAAGAACAAGGAACTAGCGAAATTGCCGTTGGAGATGCGAGACAACTGCGACAtaccaaagaagaagggCAAAGTGAGTCTGATTTAGAAAATCTGTCCACTCACGATGACAAGGAAATTGGTGAAACCATAACAAAAGTCTTTACAAATAAGTCTACAGGTCAAGTCGAATTACCTCCCGATAAGGGTTATGCCTGGGTCATTGTATTTGCGACATGGTTAATGATGTTCAATACATGGGGATGTAATTCAGCTTTCGGGGTGTTCCTGGCTCATTTCTTAAGTACCGACTCTTACCCTGGCGCTACTAAGTATGATTATGCGTTAATTGCAGGGTTGACCGTGGGAATAGGTCAAGGGTTTTCTCCAATTGCAGTGCTTCTATCGAGAATATTCGGTATGAAGCAAGTAATGTTTATTGGATCCATACTTTATCTAGCGGCTAATATCTTGGCTTCTTTTACCACTAAATTATGGCAACTTTATGTCACTCAAGGTTTTCTTGTGGGCCTTTCAATTGCGTTAAATTTTGCTCCAGGAAATACTCTACTTGCTGGTTGGTTTCTAAAGAAACGTGCTGTAGCTCTGggtatttctttctttggaaCTGGTGCTGGTGGTGTCGTGTTTGGTTTAGCCTCTAATAAGATGATTCAAGATGACGGTAATGCCAGAAGGTGCTATAGAATGCTAGCAATTGTAACAACGGTATGTCTTTGGATTTCCATAGCTCTAGTGAAGCACCCGAAACCTGTGAAACCTACGGGAATCAGATCCATGAAAGCAGTCAAGCGTGAATTCAGTATCTTGTTTTCATGGAAGATCATGACCTCCGCAACAGTGTTACTAATTGCTACATGGTTTATGTTAGCCATCTTAGGATACAATATTATGGTTTTTACTATGGCCGCATATGCAGAATCCAGGGGCATGACAGCACATCAGGGTTCTTCATTGACGGCAATTTTAAATGGTGCTCAATCGATAGGTAGACCACTGATGGGTCTAATGGGGGACAGGTACGGAAGAGCAAATATCACGATTACATTGACATGTGTTTTGACGATATATATGTTTGCATTCTGGATTCCAGCTCATACGTACGTCCagttgatttttttcaatatattagTTGGTCTCTGTATTGGTGTTGCCAATGTGATGAATACAGCACTAATTGCAGACATGGTTGAGCCTGAAGATTTCTTGGGATCCTGGTCATTTGTTAATTTCTTCGGTGGGCCCTTCTTATTGGTGGCTGAATTGATTGCTCAAGCGTTAACAGAtgcaaaattgaagaataatCCTTACTTACATGCACAAATATTTACAGGATGCTGTTTCTTCTCGGCATTGCTTCTAATTATGGTGCTAAGGGAAAGGGCTGTCCGAAAGAAACTTGCGGCAAGACAGATCGAGA